In a single window of the Paenibacillus sp. MMS20-IR301 genome:
- the argJ gene encoding bifunctional ornithine acetyltransferase/N-acetylglutamate synthase → MSENQLYTVVNGGGITTPKGFTSGGLHCGLKKTERNDLGAILCEVPATAAAVFTTNVFQAAPLKVTRESLADGTLQAIIVNSGNANACTGAQGEADAYEMRSAAARHLGVSEENVAVASTGVIGETLKMDCVRSGIAGLPAKLDGGAAGAEEFSQAILTTDLVKKECCVKLTVGGTEITIAGAAKGSGMIHPNMATMLGFMTTDAAIDAEDLLSLLRSATNSTFNMITVDGDTSTNDMLVTMASGLAGNEKLTREHADWEAFAAGFTHVCRSLAMAIARDGEGATKLIEVQVSGAVHNEAAAAIAKTVVGSSLVKSAIFGADANWGRIIAAVGRAGVPVSPEQVDIKLGEIEVLRSSRPVAFDEEKALHYLQKSDTVLITVVLADGSGRATAWGCDLTYDYVRINAAYRT, encoded by the coding sequence ATGAGCGAGAATCAACTATATACCGTCGTGAACGGCGGAGGCATTACTACACCCAAGGGCTTCACATCAGGAGGTCTGCACTGTGGTCTCAAAAAAACCGAACGCAACGACCTCGGCGCTATTCTTTGTGAGGTTCCTGCTACAGCTGCAGCGGTGTTTACCACGAATGTGTTTCAGGCGGCTCCGCTGAAGGTGACGCGGGAGAGTCTGGCGGACGGGACACTGCAGGCAATTATCGTCAACAGCGGTAATGCGAATGCCTGCACAGGGGCTCAGGGCGAGGCGGATGCGTATGAGATGCGCAGTGCGGCTGCCCGTCATTTGGGCGTAAGCGAAGAGAACGTTGCGGTGGCATCTACGGGCGTAATCGGTGAGACGCTGAAGATGGACTGTGTACGCAGCGGGATTGCCGGACTGCCTGCTAAGCTGGATGGCGGTGCTGCCGGGGCAGAGGAGTTCAGCCAGGCTATTCTGACAACCGATCTGGTCAAAAAAGAATGCTGCGTCAAGCTGACGGTCGGCGGTACAGAGATAACGATTGCCGGAGCGGCCAAGGGCTCAGGAATGATTCACCCGAATATGGCGACGATGCTGGGCTTCATGACTACAGACGCTGCGATTGATGCAGAGGATCTGCTCAGTCTGCTGCGCAGTGCGACCAATTCTACTTTTAATATGATTACGGTGGATGGAGATACTAGCACGAATGATATGCTGGTTACGATGGCGAGCGGTCTGGCGGGGAATGAGAAGCTGACGCGGGAGCATGCGGACTGGGAAGCTTTTGCCGCCGGATTCACCCATGTGTGCCGGAGTCTGGCGATGGCGATTGCCCGTGACGGTGAAGGGGCGACGAAGCTGATTGAGGTGCAGGTGAGCGGTGCGGTGCATAATGAAGCTGCTGCTGCGATTGCCAAGACTGTAGTCGGCTCAAGCCTGGTGAAATCGGCAATCTTCGGTGCGGATGCCAACTGGGGGCGGATTATCGCTGCGGTCGGGCGCGCGGGTGTACCGGTATCACCGGAGCAGGTGGATATTAAGCTGGGAGAGATCGAGGTGCTGCGTTCCTCGCGTCCGGTCGCTTTTGATGAGGAGAAAGCCCTTCATTATCTGCAAAAGAGTGATACCGTGCTGATCACCGTAGTCTTGGCTGACGGAAGCGGAAGGGCAACAGCCTGGGGCTGTGACCTTACCTACGATTATGTGCGTATTAATGCTGCTTACCGTACCTAA
- the argB gene encoding acetylglutamate kinase — MTFEDLELQAGGLFVMKCGGSTLAALPDSFFEDLRELQAGGVQPVIVHGGGPAISGNLEKLGIESSFVNGLRVTTEEVLDVVEMTLSGSINKAIVRRIQAAGGQALGLSGVDGNLIMARPVANSAELGMVGEVTEVNAEIVKGIIALGYIPVIAPIGVDGGGQRYNINADTAAGAVASFVESPSMIVVTDVPGIMRELDGKKIVLPSVTVAQIEELIADGEIYGGMIPKVRAAMDCIQGKVSEVVIVDGKEPRVLSRVLQGEELGTRIVR; from the coding sequence ATGACGTTTGAAGATTTAGAGCTGCAGGCCGGCGGGCTGTTCGTAATGAAATGCGGCGGGAGTACGCTGGCTGCGCTGCCGGATTCGTTCTTTGAGGATCTGCGGGAGCTGCAAGCCGGCGGAGTACAGCCTGTCATTGTACATGGCGGCGGCCCGGCAATCTCCGGCAACCTGGAGAAGCTGGGAATTGAGAGCAGCTTCGTGAACGGCCTCAGGGTGACGACGGAAGAAGTGCTTGATGTGGTGGAGATGACGCTCTCGGGGAGCATTAACAAGGCCATAGTCCGCAGAATTCAAGCCGCCGGCGGACAGGCGCTCGGATTATCCGGCGTTGACGGTAACCTGATTATGGCGCGTCCGGTAGCGAACAGTGCTGAACTGGGAATGGTTGGTGAAGTAACCGAGGTGAATGCGGAGATTGTAAAAGGAATTATCGCGCTCGGCTATATCCCGGTAATCGCCCCTATCGGTGTGGATGGCGGAGGCCAGCGTTACAATATTAATGCGGATACAGCGGCTGGTGCGGTTGCTTCCTTTGTAGAATCGCCCAGTATGATCGTAGTTACCGATGTACCGGGAATTATGCGTGAGCTGGACGGGAAGAAGATCGTGCTTCCTTCCGTAACGGTGGCACAGATCGAGGAACTGATCGCGGATGGTGAAATCTACGGCGGGATGATTCCCAAAGTACGCGCTGCGATGGATTGTATTCAGGGCAAGGTGTCGGAGGTTGTGATTGTTGACGGCAAGGAGCCGCGGGTACTCAGCCGGGTGCTGCAGGGCGAAGAGCTGGGAACGCGGATTGTAAGATAA
- a CDS encoding aspartate aminotransferase family protein, protein MSELTQTEKDSLTGATQERSAETKEQGAASAPAKLSAVFPSYARYDLSLVKGKGSWVWDDQGNKYLDFMCGLAVTSLGHAPEKVGEKLKAQIDTLWHVSNLFHIPGQDRVAALLTGNSCADQVFFCNSGAEANEAAIKLARRYHQKVKGDDRYEVITFEQSFHGRTLATLTATGQAKVKEGFLPLPAGFKTVPLHDLPALESAITEHTAAIMLEMVLAEGGVLEVQQDFLDAVVALCKQHGLLLIVDEVQTGMGRTGKLFAHQHYGIEPDIFTLAKGVASGFPAGVMLGKGYLREAFSPGSHASTFGGTPLAAAVMEATIETMLEDELPQRAADMGDYLSGLLREKLADTSFVKEIRGKGLLIGIECTEPVGEIVLAGQKRGLLFVQAGPNVIRLLPNLYVTKEEIHQAVDILSDLIHTYANKGNGEANS, encoded by the coding sequence ATGAGTGAGCTTACGCAAACGGAAAAAGATTCTTTGACAGGGGCAACGCAGGAACGTTCAGCGGAAACGAAGGAACAGGGAGCCGCTTCTGCTCCTGCCAAGCTGAGTGCGGTATTCCCGTCCTACGCCAGATATGATCTTAGTCTGGTTAAGGGCAAGGGCAGCTGGGTGTGGGATGATCAGGGCAACAAGTATCTCGATTTCATGTGCGGATTGGCTGTAACGAGCCTGGGCCACGCTCCGGAGAAGGTGGGCGAGAAGCTGAAGGCGCAGATTGATACGCTATGGCATGTCTCGAACCTGTTCCATATTCCGGGACAGGACCGGGTAGCTGCGCTGCTCACCGGCAACAGCTGTGCGGATCAGGTGTTCTTCTGCAACAGCGGAGCCGAGGCGAATGAGGCGGCAATCAAGCTGGCCCGCCGGTATCACCAGAAGGTGAAGGGTGATGACCGCTATGAGGTGATTACCTTCGAGCAGTCCTTCCACGGCCGCACACTGGCTACACTGACCGCAACGGGCCAGGCGAAGGTCAAGGAAGGCTTCCTGCCGCTGCCGGCAGGCTTCAAGACCGTGCCGCTGCATGATCTGCCGGCGCTGGAGTCGGCCATCACTGAGCATACAGCGGCGATCATGCTGGAGATGGTGCTGGCTGAAGGCGGCGTGCTTGAGGTACAGCAGGACTTCCTGGATGCTGTTGTTGCCCTGTGCAAGCAGCATGGTCTGCTGCTGATCGTGGACGAGGTGCAGACCGGCATGGGCCGGACAGGCAAGCTGTTCGCGCATCAGCATTACGGCATTGAGCCGGATATCTTCACCTTGGCCAAAGGCGTGGCCAGCGGCTTCCCGGCCGGCGTGATGCTGGGCAAGGGATACCTGCGCGAGGCATTCAGCCCGGGGAGCCATGCGAGCACCTTCGGCGGCACGCCGCTTGCGGCAGCCGTCATGGAAGCGACGATTGAGACGATGCTGGAGGATGAGCTGCCGCAGCGGGCTGCTGACATGGGCGATTACTTAAGCGGGCTGCTGAGAGAGAAGCTGGCGGATACTTCGTTTGTGAAGGAAATCCGTGGCAAAGGCCTCTTGATCGGGATCGAATGTACAGAGCCGGTAGGGGAGATCGTGCTGGCCGGACAGAAGCGCGGCCTGCTGTTCGTTCAGGCCGGACCGAATGTCATCCGGCTGCTGCCTAATCTATATGTAACCAAAGAGGAGATTCATCAGGCGGTGGACATCCTTTCGGATCTAATCCATACTTATGCTAACAAAGGAAACGGGGAGGCCAATTCATGA
- the argF gene encoding ornithine carbamoyltransferase gives MSQVTKGSAEAIAAQLKGRDLLELNDYSPEEITYLIELAIELKRKQKNGEVYQPLLGKTIGLIFEKSSTRTRVSFEVGMYQLGGHALFLSKNDIQLGRGETVGDTAQVMSRYLDGIMIRTFGHDKVEELARYASVPVINGLSDLAHPCQVLADYQTVYEHKGKLKGLKLAYIGDGNNMAHSLLIGGAKLGVHVSIAGPEGYGPDAAVVAEAREIAKGTGSVITVTRSPQEAVQDADVIYTDVWASMGFEAEQLAREAAFKDYQVNEELVALAKSDYLFLHCLPAHREEEVSTGVIDGPNSVIFDQAENRLHAQKALMAALMG, from the coding sequence ATGAGTCAGGTTACCAAGGGCAGTGCAGAGGCAATCGCAGCCCAGCTCAAAGGCCGTGATTTGCTGGAGCTGAACGATTACAGCCCGGAGGAAATTACGTATCTTATCGAACTTGCGATTGAGCTGAAGCGCAAGCAGAAGAACGGTGAAGTCTACCAGCCGCTGCTGGGGAAGACAATCGGTCTTATTTTTGAGAAATCGTCGACGCGCACACGGGTATCCTTCGAAGTCGGCATGTATCAGCTCGGCGGTCATGCGCTGTTCCTCAGCAAAAATGATATCCAGCTCGGCCGCGGCGAGACCGTTGGAGATACAGCACAGGTCATGTCGCGGTACTTAGACGGAATCATGATCCGTACCTTCGGCCATGATAAAGTGGAAGAACTGGCCCGCTATGCTTCAGTTCCTGTAATCAACGGCCTTAGCGATCTGGCACATCCGTGCCAGGTGCTGGCGGATTACCAGACCGTGTATGAGCACAAGGGCAAGCTGAAGGGCCTGAAGCTGGCCTACATCGGCGACGGCAACAACATGGCGCATTCCCTGCTGATCGGCGGAGCTAAGCTGGGTGTGCATGTAAGTATCGCCGGACCGGAGGGCTACGGGCCAGACGCGGCTGTAGTGGCCGAGGCGCGCGAGATCGCCAAGGGTACGGGTTCAGTAATCACCGTTACCCGCAGCCCGCAGGAAGCCGTACAGGACGCGGATGTAATTTATACGGATGTATGGGCCAGCATGGGCTTCGAGGCGGAACAGCTGGCGCGTGAAGCGGCGTTCAAGGACTATCAGGTCAATGAGGAACTCGTGGCGCTTGCCAAAAGCGACTATCTGTTCCTGCACTGCCTCCCGGCCCACCGTGAGGAAGAGGTCAGCACCGGTGTCATCGACGGCCCGAACTCGGTTATCTTCGATCAGGCCGAGAACCGCCTGCATGCGCAGAAGGCGCTTATGGCGGCTTTGATGGGCTAA
- a CDS encoding argininosuccinate synthase, with product MAKEKIVLAYSGGLDTSVILKWLKETYDAEIIAFTADIGQKEELDGLEEKALATGASKVYIDDLRDEFANDFIYPMFQAGALYEGQYLLGTSIARPLIAKRMVDIAIAEGATAIAHGATGKGNDQVRFELNAAALSPSIKVIAPWRLEEFRNQFPGRAEMIAYAEANGIPVQASAAKPYSMDRNLLHISYESGVLEDPWFDPSAPENKEMFLLSNAPEDAPDEAEYLELDFVKGDCVALNGESLSPLQVMEKLNELGGKHGIGRVDMVENRFVGMKSRGVYETPGGTILFTAHRKMESITMDREVMNLRDSLITRYSTLVYNGFWFAPERLALQALVKESQQNVTGTVRVKLYKGNIIGAGVKSPVSLYNPDIATMEADPTQAYDQGDATGFIRLNALRLKVSAGVAESNK from the coding sequence ATGGCAAAAGAAAAAATCGTCCTCGCCTATTCCGGCGGGCTGGATACCTCAGTCATTCTGAAATGGCTGAAAGAGACCTATGATGCGGAGATTATTGCTTTTACAGCCGATATCGGCCAAAAAGAAGAGCTGGACGGCCTGGAGGAAAAAGCGCTCGCTACCGGCGCTTCCAAAGTCTACATAGATGACCTGCGCGACGAATTCGCGAATGACTTCATCTACCCGATGTTCCAGGCGGGAGCCCTTTACGAAGGCCAGTACCTGCTTGGCACGAGCATTGCCCGTCCGCTGATCGCTAAGCGTATGGTGGATATCGCGATCGCCGAAGGCGCTACAGCGATTGCCCACGGGGCAACCGGCAAGGGGAATGACCAGGTGCGCTTTGAACTGAACGCCGCTGCCTTGTCCCCAAGCATCAAGGTGATTGCCCCATGGCGTCTGGAGGAGTTCCGCAACCAGTTCCCTGGACGCGCGGAGATGATTGCTTATGCTGAAGCAAACGGCATTCCTGTACAGGCTTCGGCGGCTAAGCCGTACTCTATGGACCGCAACCTGCTGCACATCAGCTATGAGAGCGGCGTGCTGGAAGATCCTTGGTTCGACCCAAGCGCACCGGAGAATAAGGAAATGTTCCTGCTCTCGAATGCTCCGGAGGACGCCCCGGATGAAGCGGAATATCTGGAGCTGGACTTCGTTAAGGGTGACTGTGTAGCGCTGAACGGTGAATCGCTGTCTCCGCTGCAAGTCATGGAGAAGCTGAATGAGCTGGGCGGCAAGCACGGGATCGGACGCGTGGATATGGTCGAGAACCGTTTCGTCGGCATGAAGAGCCGCGGCGTATACGAGACTCCGGGCGGAACCATCCTGTTCACCGCTCACCGCAAAATGGAGTCCATCACCATGGACCGTGAAGTGATGAACCTGCGGGACAGCCTGATTACCCGTTACAGCACACTCGTGTATAACGGCTTCTGGTTCGCGCCAGAGCGGCTTGCATTGCAGGCCCTGGTGAAGGAGAGCCAGCAGAATGTGACCGGTACGGTACGCGTGAAGCTGTACAAAGGCAACATTATCGGCGCCGGTGTGAAGAGTCCGGTCAGCCTGTACAACCCGGATATCGCTACAATGGAAGCTGATCCTACACAAGCCTATGATCAGGGAGATGCTACAGGCTTCATCCGCCTGAATGCCCTGCGTCTGAAGGTATCGGCGGGCGTAGCGGAATCCAACAAGTAG
- the argH gene encoding argininosuccinate lyase — protein MSKLWGGRFTKGTNKLVEEYTASIGFDKALAEEDVQGSLAHVTMLGRCGILPQEDVETIKNGLNKVLEKVRAGEIEFSVADEDIHMNIEKNLIEEIGPVGGKLHTGRSRNDQVATDMHLYLRNRVVELVALLHELQDALIGQAKDNVETIVPGYTHLQRAQPILFAHHLLAYVSMFRRDAERLTDSYKRINVLPLGAGALAGTTFPIDRHFVAEQLGFDSVYENSLDAVSDRDFIVEFLANAALVMTHLSRLSEELVLWSSTEFSFVELDDAFCTGSSIMPQKKNPDVPELVRGKTGRVYGNLIGLLTVLKSLPLAYNKDMQEDKEGMFDTVATLTGALQLFAPMISTMKVNKGRMREAVNTDFSNATDIADFLVGKGLPFRQAHEVIGKTVLYCIQEGKFLLDLTLEEFKQFSPLFDEAIYAVLQPEAVVNARNVYGGTATVQVQAAIERAEAALLAAGEWVRQHGHEDAAQ, from the coding sequence GTGAGCAAGCTGTGGGGCGGACGTTTTACCAAAGGAACGAACAAGCTGGTGGAGGAATATACGGCTTCCATCGGATTCGATAAGGCACTGGCGGAAGAGGATGTACAAGGCAGTCTGGCTCATGTCACGATGCTGGGCCGCTGCGGGATTCTGCCGCAGGAGGATGTAGAGACGATTAAGAACGGATTGAACAAGGTGCTGGAGAAGGTGCGCGCGGGCGAAATTGAATTCTCGGTAGCCGATGAAGATATCCATATGAATATTGAAAAGAATCTGATCGAGGAAATCGGCCCGGTCGGCGGCAAGCTGCATACCGGCCGCAGCCGCAACGATCAGGTGGCGACGGATATGCACCTCTATCTGCGTAACCGCGTAGTCGAGCTAGTGGCGTTGCTGCATGAGCTGCAGGATGCGCTGATCGGACAGGCGAAGGACAATGTGGAGACCATTGTTCCAGGATATACCCATCTGCAGCGGGCACAGCCGATTCTGTTTGCCCATCATCTGCTCGCTTATGTGTCGATGTTCCGCCGCGATGCGGAGCGGCTGACGGACAGCTACAAGCGGATTAATGTGCTGCCGCTGGGTGCAGGAGCGCTCGCGGGAACGACATTCCCGATTGACCGTCATTTCGTGGCGGAGCAGCTTGGCTTTGACAGCGTCTACGAGAACAGCCTGGACGCAGTCAGCGACCGTGACTTCATTGTGGAGTTTCTGGCGAACGCCGCGCTCGTTATGACCCACCTGTCCCGGCTCAGCGAAGAGCTGGTGCTGTGGAGCAGCACCGAATTCAGCTTCGTGGAGCTGGATGATGCCTTCTGTACCGGCAGCAGCATCATGCCGCAGAAGAAGAACCCGGACGTGCCGGAACTGGTGCGCGGGAAGACAGGCCGTGTCTACGGCAACCTGATTGGACTGCTGACAGTACTTAAGTCGCTGCCGCTGGCCTACAATAAGGATATGCAGGAAGACAAGGAAGGCATGTTCGATACAGTCGCTACCCTGACTGGAGCGCTGCAGCTGTTCGCGCCGATGATCTCCACGATGAAGGTGAACAAAGGCCGGATGCGTGAAGCGGTGAATACCGACTTCTCCAATGCAACGGATATTGCCGACTTCCTGGTAGGCAAGGGGCTGCCGTTCCGTCAGGCGCATGAAGTCATCGGCAAGACCGTATTGTACTGCATCCAGGAAGGCAAATTCCTGTTGGATCTGACCCTGGAAGAGTTCAAGCAGTTCTCACCGCTGTTCGACGAAGCGATCTACGCGGTGCTGCAGCCTGAGGCGGTTGTGAATGCCCGTAACGTCTACGGCGGCACCGCTACAGTTCAGGTGCAGGCAGCCATCGAACGGGCTGAGGCGGCTCTGCTGGCGGCAGGTGAGTGGGTTAGGCAGCATGGACATGAGGATGCTGCACAATAA
- a CDS encoding AraC family transcriptional regulator codes for MDWEVHIERWSAAAARLLNIQQYNAQNGTVPASCVTASSFFLVTVHGVAQVSLSGKVYDARSVHILHGGKETELQITPRGSDFTCYLILYQAYCESPEERESLEQSYAFTPYTLLPLEEKCQTMNRLWQQAAPIDKLQAQSLFLPFVYEVMRQIRTSAPEISRPNIVTEAIHYIHEHYREPLTAEALAGMYNCSTSHLFRLFKNQLGFGPIDYLIHVRIRKAKQLLLKSKARIQEIAGSVGYGDVYYFSRLFKKHTGCSPLQFRESHRQGVQNSPSRLLKSSIVTDPTFSHNNNENDYQWMKEGDTTMFRFSRPAFAATLLLCTTLFLSACQAGSNTGAASQPASTNAAADSAAVEMRTYKHLKGETEIPVKPQRVVSLFHLGELMALGVKPVGATNYILNNPLLSDVSGIEDVGATPDAEKILSLEPDLIVTTAPFAEVVEGGYEALSQIAPTIVVEQYNDPFKDVGMFGDILGKQEEAKQWTEAFTAKLAEYKEKISPLVGADETFSILNVRSEAIYIYGDTNMGGNIIYKYLGLKPTDKVKDEVINGETWEISNEVIPEFIGDRLFLAVNEGAEAELKKVDKLIQNSPAGKAGKIYNIDFNQFLFSDPISVEQQLDIIVNLLTGSSI; via the coding sequence ATGGATTGGGAAGTCCACATTGAACGCTGGAGTGCAGCCGCTGCCAGACTGCTGAATATTCAGCAGTATAATGCGCAGAATGGAACTGTTCCGGCAAGCTGCGTGACAGCCTCCAGTTTTTTTCTGGTGACTGTTCATGGAGTGGCCCAAGTGAGCCTGTCGGGAAAGGTCTATGACGCCCGTTCCGTTCATATTCTGCATGGCGGCAAGGAAACGGAACTGCAAATCACACCGCGGGGGAGCGATTTCACCTGCTATTTGATCCTATATCAAGCGTACTGCGAATCGCCGGAGGAACGGGAGAGCTTGGAGCAGTCGTACGCATTTACTCCCTACACACTGTTGCCCTTGGAGGAGAAGTGTCAAACGATGAACCGCCTGTGGCAGCAGGCAGCCCCGATTGACAAGCTGCAGGCACAGTCGCTATTTCTTCCGTTTGTGTACGAGGTGATGCGGCAGATCCGCACATCAGCGCCAGAGATCAGCAGACCGAACATAGTTACTGAAGCTATTCATTATATTCATGAGCATTACAGAGAGCCGCTAACAGCCGAGGCGCTCGCCGGAATGTACAATTGCAGCACGAGCCATTTATTCCGCCTGTTCAAAAACCAGCTCGGCTTCGGCCCGATTGATTACCTTATTCATGTGCGGATCCGCAAGGCCAAGCAGCTGCTGCTGAAATCAAAGGCCCGTATCCAGGAAATAGCCGGCAGTGTTGGTTATGGTGATGTCTATTATTTCAGCCGCCTGTTCAAAAAGCATACCGGCTGCTCCCCGCTGCAATTCCGGGAGAGCCACCGGCAGGGAGTGCAGAATAGTCCATCACGTCTGCTGAAATCGTCTATTGTAACAGATCCGACCTTTTCCCATAATAATAATGAGAATGATTATCAATGGATGAAGGAAGGGGACACAACGATGTTCAGATTTTCAAGACCGGCATTCGCTGCCACGCTGCTGTTATGCACAACCTTATTTCTGAGTGCATGCCAGGCAGGAAGTAATACAGGAGCTGCCTCCCAGCCGGCTTCCACCAATGCCGCTGCGGATAGTGCAGCTGTAGAGATGCGTACATATAAGCATCTGAAGGGTGAAACGGAGATTCCCGTGAAGCCTCAGCGTGTAGTCAGTCTCTTTCATCTGGGCGAGTTGATGGCGCTTGGGGTGAAGCCGGTCGGGGCAACTAACTATATTTTGAATAATCCGTTATTAAGCGATGTATCCGGTATTGAAGATGTAGGGGCTACCCCGGATGCTGAGAAGATTCTGTCACTTGAGCCGGACCTGATTGTTACAACGGCGCCGTTTGCCGAGGTTGTTGAAGGCGGATACGAGGCACTGAGCCAGATCGCACCGACGATTGTTGTGGAGCAGTACAATGACCCGTTCAAGGATGTCGGAATGTTCGGTGATATTCTGGGCAAGCAGGAGGAAGCGAAGCAGTGGACGGAGGCTTTTACCGCCAAACTAGCAGAGTACAAAGAGAAAATCAGCCCGCTTGTCGGAGCGGATGAGACCTTCTCGATCCTCAATGTCCGTTCTGAGGCCATATACATCTACGGAGACACCAATATGGGCGGGAATATTATTTATAAATACTTAGGCCTCAAGCCAACCGATAAAGTAAAGGATGAGGTCATTAACGGTGAGACATGGGAAATCTCTAACGAGGTTATCCCCGAATTCATCGGCGACCGGTTATTTCTGGCTGTAAATGAAGGAGCAGAGGCAGAACTGAAAAAGGTGGACAAGCTGATTCAGAACTCTCCTGCAGGGAAGGCAGGGAAAATCTATAATATTGATTTCAATCAATTTCTGTTCAGTGATCCGATTTCAGTCGAGCAGCAGTTGGACATCATCGTTAACCTGTTAACCGGGAGCAGCATATAA
- a CDS encoding alpha/beta hydrolase family protein, which yields MALIECKFYSDVLGLSTSMTVILPQQTTTQIGMSNVSKGKLHPTLYLLHGLSDDDSIWLRRTSIERYVAELGIAVVMPQVHRSFYTDMAEGGRYWTYISEELPQLARSFFPLSAKREDNFVAGLSMGGYGAMKLGLRKPETFAAAASLSGALDMAHHFMNPEDPAQKGKEYVQIFGEKDIAGTPDDLLWLLEKADKTKGPKPLLYQCCGTEDFLYEDNQTFREACGKTKLSLTYEEGPGEHEWGYWDHKIQDVLKWLPLGK from the coding sequence ATGGCTTTAATCGAATGCAAGTTTTATTCGGATGTGCTGGGTCTAAGCACTTCGATGACTGTAATTCTGCCGCAGCAGACCACTACACAGATTGGCATGAGCAATGTCTCTAAGGGGAAGCTTCACCCTACACTGTACTTGCTGCACGGCTTGTCCGATGATGATTCGATCTGGCTCCGCCGGACCTCGATTGAGCGTTATGTGGCTGAGCTGGGCATCGCTGTTGTTATGCCGCAGGTACACCGCAGCTTTTACACAGATATGGCGGAGGGCGGACGGTACTGGACCTATATCAGTGAGGAGCTGCCGCAACTAGCCCGTTCCTTCTTCCCGCTGTCGGCGAAGCGTGAGGATAACTTCGTGGCTGGACTGTCGATGGGCGGTTACGGGGCAATGAAGCTGGGGTTGCGGAAGCCGGAGACCTTTGCTGCTGCTGCCAGCCTGTCAGGGGCGCTGGATATGGCGCATCACTTCATGAATCCGGAGGACCCGGCGCAGAAGGGCAAGGAATATGTGCAGATTTTCGGAGAGAAGGATATTGCCGGTACTCCGGATGATTTACTGTGGCTGCTGGAGAAAGCAGACAAAACCAAAGGACCGAAGCCGCTCCTCTATCAATGCTGCGGTACGGAGGATTTCCTCTATGAGGATAATCAGACCTTCCGTGAGGCCTGCGGCAAGACTAAGCTATCGCTGACGTACGAGGAAGGACCCGGGGAGCATGAATGGGGCTATTGGGATCATAAAATCCAGGATGTCCTGAAGTGGCTGCCGCTGGGTAAGTAG
- a CDS encoding prepilin-type N-terminal cleavage/methylation domain-containing protein, which produces MSLRDLWNRKRERDKEAGFTLIEVLAAIVILSIVSLVLTSYFTNALSYSKSNQNKTIMVNLARNALFYMEKQDFGAMGDFFEVSNDSRDPEDHPEINADNCTSTTNCTAYGIMINAGALPDVLNPIINNIPYKVTIVFQVDLYQDMKEGEEGKVDPRKQDMAPYLIPIQVEVTGEGGPNGHSVSTVVEGYITDEKIR; this is translated from the coding sequence ATGTCTTTGAGAGACCTATGGAACCGCAAGCGGGAACGGGATAAGGAAGCGGGGTTTACCCTGATTGAGGTGCTGGCCGCCATCGTTATTCTGTCGATCGTTTCGCTGGTGTTGACTTCTTATTTCACCAATGCGCTGTCCTATTCCAAATCCAATCAGAATAAGACAATTATGGTCAATCTGGCGCGGAATGCGCTGTTTTATATGGAGAAGCAGGACTTTGGGGCAATGGGTGATTTCTTCGAGGTAAGCAATGACAGTCGCGATCCGGAAGATCATCCTGAAATTAATGCAGACAATTGTACTAGTACAACTAACTGTACTGCCTATGGAATTATGATTAATGCAGGGGCGCTGCCTGATGTGCTCAATCCGATAATCAATAATATACCCTATAAGGTAACGATAGTTTTCCAGGTAGATCTTTATCAGGATATGAAGGAGGGTGAGGAGGGAAAAGTCGATCCTCGCAAACAGGATATGGCCCCTTACCTGATTCCTATTCAAGTGGAGGTCACTGGCGAAGGTGGTCCTAACGGGCATTCAGTGAGTACGGTGGTGGAGGGCTATATAACTGATGAGAAAATACGTTAA